In Turicibacter sanguinis, a genomic segment contains:
- a CDS encoding chitobiase/beta-hexosaminidase C-terminal domain-containing protein — translation MEHVAIVNIYNFIRKTVYPSGQFVKEELETVLYEIEETKRYGFSATYALKYDALMDENYVALLKDNLDEFDEIACWWEIDESLASKASVKWKGETPVDDHVNKGYSLAYTKEERIKMVDVYMEDFKSIFGYYPKTVGSWVIDIVTLKHFKDKYQIEGAAICRDQIGTDGFTLSGGYYNQAYYPSLFNEFMPAQTKEHQLDLPIFRLLGADPIYAFEDGIRKSVCGVYTLEPAATIAQNRDWVEWFFQRQVMESTIGFSYVQTGQENTFLWDTMSKGYELQMKHLAEIEEPYQLRIQTLAESAAWYKRKYQLTPVTTYAATKDWNTEENLKTLWYNSRFYRLSFLFENGSLIIRDLHLFNENYRSRYYEDVLTEEESIFDTLPVVDGHQFSTDDVRAKIQFFELKSQGLLTELEGNPIRFEKLNDCDYRITWLLNNGISVLITCEENKLQIKTNQAFEHSRILLAMKYCPVLKGIKNNVFNFTHEQFDYSLFVDQGEILNLADFDLAIASENEGLEMRFSEQQSLVSQAFLNSNMIEDYTPRNKQNHFMKRAFKPVIDPKVSLTGIYESEVFRIKNPNNEGQIYYTLDGTPPTKQSLLYQKPIVLTQEGQIRAKIFVDGMKESVEEDAGYFQSQPIKKIKGQTLPVEIKKYNPNGVETLIDGKKGTKDYRDGAWLGYHDDLDVVVDLEKATQFNQITVGFLQDTRAWIYYPKDVLVEGSLDGINFEIIEMINCDESIERKEIAVTNIQVQKAMNYRYIRVFAKNQRVCPPWSILPGEGPTFLFVDQISIL, via the coding sequence ATGGAGCATGTAGCCATTGTTAATATTTATAATTTTATTCGAAAAACAGTTTATCCATCAGGCCAGTTTGTGAAAGAGGAGCTTGAAACTGTTTTGTATGAGATTGAAGAAACGAAACGTTATGGCTTTTCGGCCACTTATGCGTTAAAGTATGATGCATTGATGGATGAAAACTATGTGGCGCTCTTAAAAGATAACTTAGATGAGTTTGATGAAATCGCCTGCTGGTGGGAAATCGATGAATCACTAGCCAGTAAAGCTTCGGTTAAATGGAAAGGTGAAACACCAGTTGATGACCATGTGAATAAAGGCTATTCATTAGCCTATACAAAAGAAGAACGTATTAAAATGGTTGATGTTTACATGGAAGATTTTAAATCTATCTTTGGTTATTATCCGAAAACAGTTGGATCTTGGGTAATAGATATTGTCACGTTAAAACATTTTAAAGACAAGTATCAGATTGAAGGGGCAGCGATTTGTCGCGATCAAATTGGGACTGATGGTTTTACGTTATCAGGAGGATATTATAACCAGGCCTATTATCCAAGTTTATTTAATGAATTCATGCCAGCTCAAACGAAGGAGCATCAGTTAGATTTACCAATATTCAGATTGTTAGGCGCTGATCCGATTTATGCCTTTGAAGATGGAATCAGAAAATCAGTCTGTGGTGTTTATACACTCGAGCCTGCTGCTACCATTGCTCAAAATAGAGATTGGGTGGAGTGGTTTTTTCAAAGGCAAGTGATGGAAAGTACGATTGGATTTTCATATGTTCAAACAGGACAAGAAAATACGTTTTTATGGGATACGATGTCAAAAGGATATGAGCTTCAAATGAAACATCTAGCTGAAATTGAAGAACCTTATCAGTTAAGAATTCAAACGTTAGCTGAAAGCGCCGCTTGGTATAAACGAAAATATCAGCTAACACCGGTCACAACCTATGCGGCCACAAAAGATTGGAATACCGAAGAGAATTTAAAAACCCTTTGGTATAATAGTCGTTTTTATCGATTAAGTTTCCTTTTTGAAAATGGCAGCTTAATTATTCGAGATTTACATCTCTTCAATGAAAACTATCGCTCACGCTATTATGAAGACGTCTTAACGGAAGAAGAAAGTATTTTTGATACGCTACCTGTTGTGGATGGGCATCAATTTAGTACAGATGACGTTCGAGCAAAAATTCAGTTCTTTGAGCTCAAGTCTCAAGGATTACTAACGGAACTTGAAGGGAATCCAATTCGTTTCGAGAAATTAAATGATTGTGATTACCGAATCACCTGGCTATTAAATAATGGCATAAGCGTCTTGATTACGTGTGAAGAAAATAAGCTTCAGATTAAAACGAATCAGGCGTTTGAACATTCAAGAATTTTATTAGCCATGAAATATTGTCCAGTTTTAAAAGGGATTAAAAACAATGTTTTCAATTTCACACATGAACAATTTGATTATTCTTTGTTTGTAGATCAAGGTGAAATTTTAAATTTAGCTGACTTTGATTTAGCCATTGCCTCAGAAAATGAAGGGTTAGAAATGAGATTTAGTGAACAGCAGTCTTTAGTATCGCAAGCTTTTTTAAATTCAAATATGATTGAGGATTATACGCCTCGAAATAAACAAAATCATTTTATGAAACGAGCATTCAAACCGGTCATTGATCCTAAAGTATCATTAACAGGAATTTATGAATCGGAAGTTTTTAGGATTAAAAATCCTAATAATGAAGGTCAAATTTATTATACGTTAGATGGGACACCTCCAACCAAACAGTCCTTACTTTATCAAAAACCGATTGTTTTAACACAGGAAGGGCAGATTAGGGCTAAAATCTTTGTTGATGGAATGAAGGAAAGTGTGGAAGAAGATGCGGGCTATTTCCAGTCTCAACCGATTAAAAAGATTAAAGGACAAACATTACCGGTGGAGATAAAGAAATATAATCCAAATGGAGTAGAGACGTTAATTGATGGTAAAAAAGGAACAAAGGATTATCGAGACGGTGCATGGCTTGGCTATCATGATGATTTAGATGTTGTGGTAGATTTAGAAAAGGCAACACAGTTTAATCAAATAACAGTAGGCTTTTTACAAGATACTCGTGCCTGGATTTATTATCCCAAAGATGTTTTAGTCGAGGGGTCACTTGATGGGATAAACTTTGAGATAATCGAGATGATTAATTGTGATGAATCGATTGAAAGAAAAGAGATTGCCGTCACAAATATTCAGGTTCAAAAAGCAATGAATTACAGGTATATTAGAGTTTTTGCTAAAAATCAAAGAGTGTGTCCACCGTGGAGCATTTTGCCAGGTGAGGGGCCAACATTCTTATTTGTGGATCAGATTTCAATTTTATAA
- a CDS encoding ABC transporter substrate-binding protein, translating into MKFKKLISFTTCMMAATALLAGCSGNSTSSSSSTSSNGEKITTLKYYTIGGEPKDYAQVIEKANEYLGEKIGVNLDMTFIDFNDYSQKMSVIVNSGEDFDLAFTCSWAGDYLGNARKGAFLDLDPYLDTIGKDMKEAIDQRFWDGAKVDGKTYAVPTQKELGVAPMWVFTQEYVDKYDIPVDEIHALEDLEPWLKVIKENEPDVVPLYITKGFSYTVFFDQLVDPVGISLDDNGELKVMNMFETDEMKRDLETLRRYYQAGYINADAATAQDDKSIKRLVTKADGQPYADEIWSESLGYRVVSTPITNTWITNGSTTGSMVAVSANSKNKEKAIEFLNLLNTDPTIRNMINYGLEGVHYEKIGDNQIKLINKKGYDVPYFSLGNLFITYVTENEPETKWDEFQDFNDAAKSSPALGFKFNSKSVSTEIAAVNNVLEEFKATIYSGSVDVDEYLEKLNTKLKQQGLDKIIEEMQRQIDEWKASK; encoded by the coding sequence ATGAAATTTAAAAAACTTATTTCATTTACAACCTGCATGATGGCTGCTACTGCATTATTAGCTGGATGTAGTGGAAACTCAACATCATCATCATCTTCAACTTCATCTAATGGTGAAAAAATCACCACATTAAAGTATTACACTATTGGAGGGGAACCAAAAGATTACGCTCAAGTTATTGAAAAAGCGAATGAATATTTAGGAGAAAAAATCGGGGTAAATCTAGATATGACATTCATTGATTTCAATGATTACAGTCAAAAAATGTCTGTCATCGTGAACTCTGGTGAAGATTTTGACTTAGCCTTCACATGTTCATGGGCAGGAGATTATTTGGGAAATGCTCGTAAAGGTGCCTTTTTAGACTTAGATCCTTATTTAGATACAATAGGAAAAGATATGAAAGAAGCGATCGACCAACGATTCTGGGATGGAGCTAAAGTAGATGGAAAAACTTATGCTGTTCCAACTCAAAAAGAATTAGGAGTAGCACCGATGTGGGTGTTCACTCAGGAGTATGTTGATAAGTATGATATTCCAGTCGATGAAATTCATGCGTTAGAAGATTTAGAACCATGGTTAAAAGTGATTAAAGAAAATGAACCTGATGTTGTACCTTTATACATCACAAAAGGATTCTCATATACAGTATTCTTCGATCAATTAGTAGATCCTGTTGGAATTTCTTTAGATGACAATGGTGAATTAAAAGTCATGAACATGTTTGAAACAGATGAAATGAAACGTGATTTAGAAACATTAAGAAGATACTATCAAGCTGGATATATCAACGCTGATGCTGCAACAGCTCAAGATGATAAATCAATCAAACGTCTTGTAACAAAAGCGGATGGTCAACCATATGCAGATGAAATCTGGAGTGAAAGCTTAGGTTACCGAGTTGTTTCTACACCTATTACTAACACTTGGATTACAAATGGTTCAACAACTGGATCAATGGTTGCTGTTTCTGCTAACTCAAAAAATAAAGAAAAAGCAATTGAGTTCTTAAACTTATTAAATACTGACCCAACAATCCGTAATATGATTAACTATGGTCTTGAAGGTGTTCACTATGAAAAAATTGGAGATAATCAAATCAAATTAATTAATAAAAAAGGATATGACGTTCCTTACTTCTCTTTAGGAAACTTATTTATTACTTATGTAACAGAAAACGAACCTGAAACTAAATGGGATGAATTCCAAGATTTCAATGATGCTGCAAAATCATCACCAGCACTTGGATTCAAATTCAATTCAAAATCAGTTTCAACAGAAATTGCGGCTGTTAACAACGTTTTAGAAGAGTTTAAAGCGACTATCTACAGTGGATCAGTGGATGTAGATGAGTATTTAGAAAAATTAAATACTAAATTAAAACAACAAGGTTTAGATAAAATCATTGAAGAAATGCAACGACAAATTGATGAATGGAAAGCTTCTAAGTAA
- a CDS encoding carbohydrate ABC transporter permease, producing MEIIKENKFQQQEEVVLEEKKSFFKRIFLAKDEEKNKFNSISKPANIALNILFGALAAMCIIPFIFVIIISFTSEQSLQMNGYKFWPEEWSLNAYKYIFGAGGTGPQIFKAYGITILVTISGTLLGLVIMTSFAYALSRKNFAYRKFFTKLIFIPMLFSGGMVASYLVNTRFLGIKNTLWALILPICVSSFHIIILRTFFKTTVPDAIVESAKIDGASELTVFTRIVLPISLPAIATIGLFLTLGFWNDWFNAMLYIDRSALVPLQYLLIKIEGTMEFLANNAAMLGTDGVSVANNLPKDTAKMAIVVITTLPIVFAYPFFQKYFVSGLTVGAVKE from the coding sequence ATGGAGATTATCAAAGAAAATAAATTTCAACAACAAGAAGAGGTAGTTCTTGAAGAAAAAAAATCATTTTTCAAAAGAATCTTTTTAGCAAAAGATGAGGAGAAAAATAAATTCAATTCAATTTCAAAACCAGCTAATATTGCGCTAAATATTTTATTTGGGGCGCTTGCGGCAATGTGTATTATTCCATTTATATTTGTTATCATCATCTCTTTTACCAGTGAACAAAGTCTTCAAATGAATGGATATAAATTCTGGCCAGAAGAGTGGAGCTTAAATGCTTATAAATATATCTTTGGAGCTGGAGGAACAGGGCCTCAAATATTTAAAGCATATGGAATTACAATTTTAGTTACCATTAGCGGGACTTTACTTGGTCTTGTTATTATGACAAGTTTTGCTTATGCTTTATCAAGAAAGAACTTCGCTTATCGAAAATTCTTTACAAAACTAATTTTCATCCCAATGTTATTCTCAGGGGGGATGGTAGCTTCATACCTTGTAAATACACGATTCCTTGGAATTAAAAATACGTTATGGGCATTAATCCTACCTATTTGTGTTAGCTCATTCCACATTATCATTTTAAGAACGTTCTTTAAAACAACAGTTCCAGATGCTATTGTTGAATCAGCTAAAATTGATGGGGCTTCAGAACTTACGGTATTTACACGAATTGTATTACCAATATCACTTCCAGCCATTGCAACAATTGGATTATTCTTAACACTAGGATTTTGGAATGACTGGTTCAATGCGATGCTTTATATCGATAGAAGTGCATTAGTTCCGCTACAATATTTATTAATTAAGATTGAGGGAACAATGGAATTCTTAGCTAATAATGCTGCTATGCTTGGAACGGATGGGGTAAGTGTAGCTAACAATTTACCAAAAGATACAGCAAAAATGGCCATTGTTGTAATCACAACATTACCAATCGTATTTGCGTATCCATTCTTCCAAAAATATTTCGTAAGTGGACTTACAGTAGGGGCAGTAAAAGAATAG
- a CDS encoding alpha-mannosidase, with translation MKTAHIISHSHWDREWYLPYEKHHMLLIEFMDTLINTLETDPDYKSFHLDGQTLLIEDYLQVRPENKERLKKLIEAKRIHVGPWFILQDEFLTSSEANIRNLQMGHDLAREYGEVCKVGYFPDSFGNMGQAPQILKKAGIETAVFGRGVKPTGFNNEVSDNDAYESPYSEMYWESEDGSKVLAILFANWYSNGLEVPVDKEEAKKYWEKKLADATKYASTPHLLFMNGCDHQPVQTDLSQAIKTAQELYPDVEFKHSNFEEYIEALHEKLADDMTTITGELRSQQTDGWYTLANTASARIYIKQMNAKCQMMLEKMAEPLATIAHKEGKPYPHHLFKYAWKLLMENHPHDSICGCSVDEVHREMVTRFEKVQSVAKHIIDESMDYLVSQINTMAFKKENQEVKPFVIANTSGWNRSGVVETELEVAKMYFSEGPVVEVVKQMHERQLPTYEVVDVHGNKIPATIEVLPNAFNYDLPKDRFRQPYIAKRVKVTLEVQEIPAFGYESFALVETKEVKEGESSLIQENLTVETPFMTVHFNENGSLRIFDKATEKTYDNFGIFEDCGDIGNEYIHFMPKDDTPITTRESVANIEVVEDQSYRTVVKVSHTLMIPSKANEILDQEIQDLVEFKYRKASRGEELIPFEIETLYTIERQNRVIKAVTKFNNQALDHRLRVLFETNIDTPYHYADSIFEVAKRETFPHAVWENPCNAQHQQAFINVHDETAGVTIANKGLNEYEVLGQQSNTIAVTLHRGVRELGDWGVFLTPDAQCLGEHEVEFAIILHGDAKSRYQSYTEAYQYQVDWLSAGLPVQEGALSSTYQFLKGEYLEVVPSALKVSTSNNELITRWYNVSNEEAMLKLETEDTLYKTDLLEEEHLEKTTSEMKLHKKEILTLAHLS, from the coding sequence ATGAAAACAGCGCATATTATTTCACATAGTCATTGGGATCGTGAATGGTATTTACCATATGAAAAGCATCACATGTTATTAATTGAATTTATGGATACTTTAATTAATACATTAGAGACGGATCCCGACTATAAAAGTTTCCATTTAGATGGACAAACCTTACTGATTGAAGATTATTTACAAGTTCGACCAGAAAATAAAGAACGTTTAAAAAAATTAATTGAAGCTAAACGTATTCATGTCGGACCTTGGTTCATCCTTCAAGATGAGTTTTTAACAAGTAGTGAAGCAAATATTCGTAACTTACAAATGGGGCATGACTTAGCTCGCGAGTATGGGGAAGTTTGTAAAGTTGGATATTTCCCTGATTCTTTTGGAAATATGGGACAAGCGCCACAAATTTTAAAAAAGGCTGGAATTGAAACAGCAGTTTTTGGGCGAGGTGTTAAACCAACAGGATTTAACAATGAGGTCAGTGATAATGATGCTTATGAATCACCTTATTCGGAAATGTATTGGGAATCAGAGGATGGTTCAAAAGTATTAGCTATTTTATTTGCGAACTGGTACAGTAATGGGCTTGAAGTTCCGGTTGATAAAGAAGAAGCTAAAAAATATTGGGAAAAAAAATTAGCAGACGCAACGAAATATGCAAGTACCCCACATCTTTTATTTATGAATGGATGTGACCATCAACCGGTTCAAACGGATTTATCACAGGCAATTAAAACGGCTCAAGAACTTTATCCAGATGTAGAATTCAAGCATTCGAATTTTGAAGAATATATTGAGGCACTTCATGAAAAATTAGCAGATGATATGACGACGATTACAGGAGAGCTACGTAGTCAACAAACGGATGGATGGTATACATTAGCTAATACTGCTTCCGCTCGCATTTATATTAAACAAATGAATGCTAAGTGCCAAATGATGCTTGAAAAAATGGCTGAACCGTTAGCAACGATTGCGCATAAAGAAGGAAAACCATATCCACATCATTTATTTAAATACGCATGGAAATTGCTAATGGAAAATCATCCTCATGATAGTATTTGTGGATGTAGTGTCGATGAGGTACATCGTGAAATGGTGACTCGTTTTGAAAAAGTGCAGTCGGTTGCTAAACATATCATCGATGAAAGCATGGATTATTTAGTTAGCCAAATAAATACAATGGCATTCAAAAAAGAAAATCAAGAGGTTAAACCATTTGTCATTGCAAATACAAGCGGATGGAATCGTTCAGGCGTTGTTGAAACAGAACTTGAAGTCGCTAAAATGTATTTTAGCGAGGGACCAGTTGTTGAAGTAGTCAAACAAATGCATGAACGCCAACTTCCAACGTATGAAGTGGTCGATGTGCATGGAAATAAAATTCCAGCTACCATTGAAGTTTTACCGAATGCTTTTAATTACGACTTACCAAAAGATCGTTTCCGCCAACCATACATTGCAAAACGTGTCAAAGTGACCTTAGAAGTTCAAGAAATTCCGGCATTTGGATATGAAAGTTTCGCACTTGTAGAGACAAAAGAAGTAAAAGAAGGAGAATCTTCTTTAATCCAAGAGAATTTAACAGTTGAAACACCATTTATGACGGTTCACTTTAATGAAAATGGATCATTACGTATTTTCGATAAAGCAACAGAAAAAACATATGATAACTTCGGAATATTTGAAGATTGTGGAGATATTGGAAATGAATACATTCACTTCATGCCAAAAGATGATACGCCAATTACAACACGCGAGAGTGTGGCAAATATTGAAGTAGTTGAAGATCAATCTTATCGTACGGTAGTAAAAGTTAGTCACACGTTAATGATTCCATCAAAAGCAAATGAAATTTTAGATCAAGAAATTCAAGACTTAGTTGAATTCAAATACCGTAAAGCCTCACGAGGAGAAGAACTGATTCCATTTGAAATCGAAACGTTATACACAATTGAACGTCAAAATCGTGTGATTAAAGCTGTGACTAAATTCAATAATCAAGCCCTTGATCATCGATTACGCGTCTTATTTGAAACGAATATTGACACACCATATCACTATGCAGACTCAATTTTTGAGGTTGCAAAACGTGAAACATTCCCACATGCTGTATGGGAGAATCCATGCAATGCTCAACATCAACAAGCCTTTATTAATGTTCACGATGAAACAGCCGGAGTGACGATTGCAAATAAGGGACTTAATGAATATGAAGTGTTAGGTCAACAATCTAATACGATTGCTGTGACATTACATCGTGGTGTTCGTGAATTAGGTGACTGGGGAGTATTTTTAACACCAGATGCTCAATGTTTAGGAGAGCATGAAGTAGAATTTGCAATTATTCTTCATGGAGATGCTAAGTCACGTTATCAATCTTATACAGAGGCTTACCAATATCAAGTAGATTGGCTAAGCGCAGGCCTTCCAGTACAAGAGGGGGCATTATCATCAACCTATCAGTTTTTAAAAGGAGAATACTTAGAGGTTGTTCCATCTGCTTTAAAGGTTTCAACTTCAAATAATGAACTCATTACAAGATGGTATAACGTTTCGAATGAAGAAGCGATGCTAAAATTAGAAACTGAGGATACCTTATACAAAACGGATTTATTAGAAGAAGAACACTTAGAAAAAACTACAAGTGAAATGAAGTTACATAAAAAAGAAATTTTAACACTCGCACATTTATCATAA
- a CDS encoding beta-N-acetylhexosaminidase, whose amino-acid sequence MYLQPMPRSYVKKEATKFFLGTNTEIILSSQCNSQDLESALLLQQQLHELIGFRLSVTKCFERNYSTPSIRFIKVDELEEEAYDLIIEETYIEIKATTSKGLFYGTQTLLQIIKNEGVELSGVEIKDCPYFRNRGFYHDVTRGKVPILETLKSLVDKLAHYKINQLQLYIEHSFAFTGFSEIWYDKDPLTAEEILLLDDYCQKRHVELVPSFALFGHLYEVLRSESYKHLCELDDESEFSFYDRMAHHTLDVSNEASLELVEKMMADVLPLFSSKKFNIGCDETFDLGKGKSHHLLNTLNDGELYVEFLNKIIQIAKNHDKDVLFWGDVVLRYEHLLSKIESHPTCLNWNYDYLVEETDTKKIAKSGMPQYVCPGVAGWNHLMNLMNKGYENIRRMVTYAVKYEAEGVLTTDWGDYGHLNLFANSMPLMIYAAATSWNPLDERSKDEHFKAISLLEYRDQSCRIVSLLADLSECQQMTWYEIVKWKEKFNTPMRDIIIEEYTRFNPQQIREDVLKAQEIYRKINTYLPKIKSENQLDFREFLISAQGIELLNDFSLYLLRHEFNREDADPVSEANNLALKIERWFYEYQIIWRERNKESELIRISEVIKYLCKFLRRI is encoded by the coding sequence TTGTATTTACAACCAATGCCAAGAAGTTATGTGAAAAAGGAAGCAACGAAGTTCTTTTTAGGGACGAATACTGAAATCATTTTATCGAGTCAGTGTAATAGTCAGGATTTAGAGTCAGCTTTATTATTACAGCAACAACTTCATGAGTTAATCGGGTTTCGTTTGAGCGTGACAAAATGTTTTGAAAGAAATTATAGTACGCCATCCATTCGATTCATTAAAGTAGATGAATTAGAGGAAGAAGCATATGATTTAATTATTGAAGAAACTTATATTGAGATTAAGGCAACGACATCAAAAGGGTTATTTTATGGGACTCAAACGTTGCTCCAAATCATTAAGAATGAGGGTGTAGAATTATCAGGTGTTGAAATTAAGGACTGCCCTTATTTTAGAAACCGTGGTTTTTATCACGATGTGACGCGAGGGAAGGTTCCGATTTTAGAAACGTTAAAGTCATTGGTTGATAAACTGGCCCACTATAAAATAAATCAGCTTCAGCTTTATATTGAGCATAGTTTTGCCTTCACCGGGTTTAGTGAGATTTGGTATGATAAAGATCCGTTAACGGCTGAGGAAATTCTTTTGTTAGATGATTATTGTCAAAAGCGACATGTGGAATTGGTGCCATCATTTGCGTTATTTGGGCATTTGTATGAGGTATTGCGAAGTGAGAGTTACAAGCATTTATGTGAGCTAGATGATGAGTCTGAGTTTTCGTTTTATGATCGTATGGCACATCATACGCTTGATGTGAGTAATGAGGCTAGTTTAGAGCTTGTTGAAAAGATGATGGCGGATGTTTTACCGCTGTTTAGTTCGAAGAAGTTTAATATTGGCTGTGATGAAACCTTTGATTTAGGGAAGGGAAAGAGTCATCATTTATTAAATACATTGAATGATGGTGAACTTTATGTTGAGTTTTTAAACAAGATTATTCAAATTGCTAAAAATCACGATAAAGATGTTTTATTTTGGGGAGATGTGGTTTTAAGGTATGAGCATTTACTATCTAAAATTGAGTCACACCCAACTTGTTTGAATTGGAATTATGATTATTTAGTGGAAGAAACAGATACGAAAAAAATTGCAAAAAGTGGGATGCCACAGTATGTCTGCCCTGGTGTAGCGGGATGGAACCATTTAATGAATTTAATGAACAAAGGATATGAGAACATTAGAAGAATGGTAACTTATGCGGTTAAATATGAAGCCGAGGGGGTCTTAACAACAGATTGGGGAGATTATGGACATCTTAATTTATTTGCAAACTCGATGCCATTGATGATTTATGCAGCTGCCACTAGCTGGAATCCATTAGATGAAAGAAGTAAAGACGAGCATTTTAAAGCTATTTCTTTATTAGAGTACCGAGATCAATCGTGTCGTATTGTTTCATTATTAGCGGATTTATCTGAGTGTCAGCAGATGACATGGTATGAGATTGTGAAGTGGAAAGAGAAATTTAATACTCCAATGCGAGATATTATCATTGAGGAGTATACTCGTTTTAATCCACAACAAATTAGAGAAGATGTTCTAAAGGCTCAAGAAATTTATCGAAAAATTAATACTTATTTACCGAAAATCAAATCAGAAAATCAGTTAGATTTTAGAGAATTTTTAATTTCAGCTCAAGGCATTGAGCTATTAAATGATTTTTCTTTGTATTTGTTAAGACATGAATTTAATCGTGAGGATGCTGATCCTGTGAGTGAAGCTAACAATTTGGCACTAAAAATAGAGCGATGGTTTTATGAGTATCAGATTATTTGGAGGGAAAGAAATAAAGAAAGTGAATTAATCCGTATTAGTGAAGTGATTAAATATCTATGTAAATTTTTGCGAAGAATATAG
- a CDS encoding glycoside hydrolase family 125 protein — translation MEKQLPQSMQNLIKQVEEKLGDDQQLIQMFKNCYTNTLDTTVKKMDDGTTYVITGDIPAMWLRDSVCQLRPYYVLAQEDPEITKLIEGLVRRQMMYILLNPYANAFNEADNGNCWEQDETDMSGWIWEAKYEIDSLCFPLQMAYLLWKNTGTTSHFDETFKEAAYKILEVWRTEQDHENQSPYRFVRKDCYYTDTLSRDGKGALVKSNIGLTWSGFRPSDDACMYGYLIPSNMFAVVVLNYLVEIATEILNDEKLAAEAKALAVEIREAIETYGTIEHYKFGKVYAYEVDGFGQYNLMDDANLPSLLSMPYIGYVSEEDEVYQNTRRMILSEANPYFYKGTAAQGIGSPHTPINYIWHISLAMQALTCEDQAYKKELLEVIKRTDGGTGLMHEGFNVDNPNEYTREWFSWANAMFCELVLDYCGYKVKTK, via the coding sequence ATGGAAAAACAATTACCACAATCAATGCAAAATCTAATTAAACAGGTGGAAGAGAAATTAGGGGATGATCAACAGTTAATTCAAATGTTTAAAAACTGTTATACGAATACGTTAGATACGACAGTTAAAAAGATGGATGATGGAACGACGTACGTTATTACAGGAGATATTCCGGCCATGTGGTTACGAGATTCAGTTTGTCAATTACGTCCTTATTATGTTTTAGCGCAAGAAGATCCTGAAATTACAAAATTAATTGAGGGATTAGTTCGCCGTCAAATGATGTATATTTTATTAAACCCTTATGCAAACGCTTTTAATGAGGCTGATAACGGGAATTGTTGGGAACAAGATGAAACTGATATGTCAGGATGGATTTGGGAAGCAAAATACGAAATTGATTCATTATGTTTCCCGCTACAAATGGCGTATCTATTATGGAAAAATACTGGAACAACTTCTCACTTTGATGAGACATTCAAAGAAGCAGCTTATAAAATTCTTGAAGTTTGGCGTACAGAGCAAGATCATGAAAATCAATCGCCTTATCGCTTTGTTAGAAAAGATTGCTACTACACAGATACATTATCACGTGATGGTAAAGGGGCATTAGTTAAGTCAAACATTGGTTTAACATGGTCAGGATTTAGACCAAGTGATGATGCGTGTATGTATGGTTATTTAATTCCATCTAACATGTTTGCGGTTGTTGTTCTAAATTACTTAGTTGAAATTGCAACTGAAATTTTAAATGATGAAAAATTAGCAGCAGAAGCGAAAGCTTTAGCGGTTGAAATTCGTGAAGCAATTGAAACGTATGGAACGATTGAACATTACAAGTTTGGAAAAGTTTATGCTTATGAAGTGGATGGATTTGGACAATACAATTTAATGGATGACGCGAATTTACCAAGTTTATTATCAATGCCTTATATCGGCTATGTGAGTGAAGAGGATGAGGTCTATCAAAATACACGTCGAATGATTTTAAGTGAAGCGAATCCTTACTTCTATAAGGGAACAGCTGCACAAGGAATTGGAAGTCCACATACACCGATTAATTATATTTGGCATATTTCATTAGCAATGCAGGCTCTTACATGTGAAGATCAAGCCTATAAAAAAGAATTATTGGAAGTGATTAAGCGCACGGATGGTGGAACAGGTTTAATGCATGAAGGATTTAATGTGGATAATCCAAATGAATATACACGTGAATGGTTCTCATGGGCAAATGCCATGTTCTGCGAATTAGTTTTAGATTATTGTGGATATAAAGTAAAAACAAAATAG